The Desulfomonile tiedjei genome includes a region encoding these proteins:
- a CDS encoding ABC transporter ATP-binding protein — translation MHLEVEKINTYYGLSHILFDVSLQVNQGEAVVLLGRNGAGKTTTMRSIMGLTPPKQGKVSFNGKDITALPPYKVARLGLGFVPEDRRIFPDLTVHANLDVGRQKSRSTGKGWTIDRIYELFPRLRELSARRGGNLSGGEQQMLTIARTLMGNPDLILLDEPSEGLAPIIVKVLGDFIDLIKQEGMTVLLSEQNVKFALKHCDRAYIVDNGHIKYEGSIKDLERDEEIKKRYLAV, via the coding sequence ATGCACCTGGAAGTGGAAAAGATCAACACATACTACGGACTGAGCCACATCCTGTTCGATGTCTCCCTTCAGGTTAACCAAGGCGAGGCGGTAGTTCTGCTGGGGAGAAACGGGGCCGGCAAGACCACCACTATGCGCAGCATCATGGGCCTCACCCCGCCGAAGCAGGGGAAAGTAAGTTTCAACGGGAAAGACATTACCGCTCTGCCTCCTTACAAAGTTGCCCGGCTGGGGTTGGGTTTCGTGCCGGAGGACCGGCGGATTTTCCCGGATCTGACGGTCCACGCCAATCTGGATGTCGGCCGCCAGAAATCGCGGTCCACGGGCAAGGGTTGGACCATCGACCGCATTTATGAACTCTTTCCAAGGCTGAGGGAACTGTCCGCTCGCCGAGGCGGCAATCTTAGCGGCGGAGAACAGCAGATGCTTACCATAGCCCGCACCCTGATGGGCAATCCTGATCTGATTCTACTTGATGAACCTTCCGAAGGACTCGCTCCCATCATCGTCAAAGTGCTCGGCGATTTCATCGACCTGATAAAACAAGAAGGGATGACCGTCCTCCTTTCCGAGCAAAATGTAAAGTTCGCTCTGAAACACTGCGATCGTGCCTATATAGTCGACAACGGGCACATCAAATACGAGGGGAGCATCAAGGACCTGGAACGGGATGAAGAAATCAAGAAGCGTTATCTAGCTGTCTAG